A window from Balaenoptera musculus isolate JJ_BM4_2016_0621 chromosome 8, mBalMus1.pri.v3, whole genome shotgun sequence encodes these proteins:
- the LOC118899419 gene encoding tumor necrosis factor receptor superfamily member 26-like, with protein MVPRERAVLAVLPLFAAQVTMATGETRCKPGEYEVTGLCHSSKLCPAGHYVSKYIDQDHSIRECRECESGTFRAHPSEESSCVPCSQCREDQEVVTECFPTSDRLCQCKQGSFYCDSKHCTESCFRCKRCEDSTILQPCNATRDTVCAVKIHPEAGNLKWLWIPLAVAMGLSIATAIIIATFRHYRRRAAWFFQSVVGFVKQNPKEPGSPSPRSSQPKEMQMPIDLERGQPAPGVETRPLSEVEDSALAPKARTRLGPSKDAGEIFELQELGAKGSPAAPEQTLQQTQAPEAPRPPGQAEVSPSLRSLEQEDNLTLPTCEWLQERRNSCIPSSRMVIPGDDLQD; from the exons ATGGTGCCCCGGGAGCGCGCTGTCCTGGCGGTGCTGCCGCTGTTCGCGGCGCAG GTGACCATGGCAACCGGGGAGACCCGGTGTAAACCGGGCGAGTATGAGGTTACCGGCCTTTGCCACTCCAGCAAACTCTGCCCGGCTG GCCACTACGTCAGCAAATACATAGACCAGGACCACAGCATCAGAGAGTGCAGGGAGTGCGAGTCTGGAACCTTCCGGGCCCACCCCAGTGAGGAGAGCAGCTGCGTGCCGTGTTCCCAGTGCCGGGAGG ATCAGGAGGTGGTGACTGAATGCTTCCCAACCAGCGACCGGCTATGCCAGTGCAAGCAGGGCAGCTTCTACTGCGACTCCAAGCACTGCACGGAGAGCTGCTTCCGGTGCAAAAG GTGTGAAGACAGCACCATCCTTCAACCCTGCAACGCCACAAGGGATACAGTTTGCGCCGTAAAAATTCATCCAGAGGCTG GAAACCTAAAGTGGTTGTGGATCCCCCTTGCTGTGGCTATGGGCCTTTCCATCGCCACGGCCATCATCATCGCCACCTTTCGCCACTATAGAAGAAGAG CTGCGTGGTTTTTCCAGTCGGTTGTCGGTTTTGTGAAAC AAAATCCAAAGGAGCCAGGCAGCCCT TCACCTAGAAGCAGCCAGCCCAAGGAGATGCAGATGCCCATTGACCTTGAGAGGGGCCAACCAGCCCCTGGTGTGGAGACCAGGCCGCTGTCGGAGGTGGAGGACTCAGCCCTGGCGCCCAAGGCCAGGACCCGCCTGGGGCCCTCCAAGGACGCTGGGGAAATCTTTGAGCTACAGGAGCTGGGGGCCAAAGGAAGTCCAGCAGCCCCAGAGCAGACACTACAACAGACTCAAGCTCCCgaggcccccaggcccccaggccaaGCAGAGGTGTCCCCTTCCCTCCGCAGCCTGGAGCAG GAagacaatctgaccctgcccacctgtgaatggctgcaagaaagaagaaattcatGCATCCCCTCCTCAAGGATGGTCATTCCAGGAGATGATTTGCAAGACTGA